From a region of the Streptomyces venezuelae genome:
- a CDS encoding VOC family protein yields MSGKGFTTCLWFDGNAEAAADYYLSVFKDGRLGRIGRYTEAGPGPAGSVMVVEFEINGQQFIGLNGGPQFPFTEAISFQIHCADEAEADYYWDALTGDGGEEGVCGWVKDRFGVSWQVIPPGAIDLIADPDPGRAARATAAMMGMKKLDVSQMRRAADTGQ; encoded by the coding sequence ATGAGCGGCAAGGGATTCACCACGTGCCTGTGGTTCGACGGCAACGCGGAAGCGGCCGCCGACTACTACCTGTCCGTCTTCAAGGACGGCAGGCTCGGCCGGATCGGCCGGTACACGGAGGCGGGCCCCGGCCCGGCCGGCTCCGTGATGGTCGTGGAGTTCGAGATCAACGGCCAGCAGTTCATCGGCCTCAACGGCGGCCCGCAGTTCCCCTTCACCGAGGCGATCTCGTTCCAGATCCACTGCGCCGACGAGGCGGAGGCGGACTACTACTGGGACGCGCTGACCGGTGACGGCGGCGAGGAGGGCGTCTGCGGCTGGGTCAAGGACAGGTTCGGCGTGTCCTGGCAGGTCATCCCGCCGGGCGCCATCGACCTGATCGCCGACCCGGACCCCGGGCGGGCCGCCCGGGCGACCGCCGCCATGATGGGGATGAAGAAGCTGGACGTGAGCCAGATGCGCAGGGCGGCGGACACGGGCCAGTAA
- a CDS encoding ATP-grasp domain-containing protein, whose translation MATTTATTTVLYCRDPLNERRADAHFAAEARQLRAAGGTALLVDHDALLAGDAERAVTRVPDGAGALWYRGWMIPAGRYAALDAALRRRGGALVVTPEAYRRAHELPGWYETFGGLTPVSGWLPAEPGVVPDPEGLAALAAGLPPGAGIVKDYVKSRKHEWDEACYVPDLADPAALHRVVARFVELQGEFLAGGVVVRAFEHFVTPEAAAAEVRVWWRDGAPRLLTTHPDSPVAVVPEAAVEAALAPVRAAVQALGCPFVTTDLALRADGVWRVVEVGDGQVSDLHREVDRAALVGVLTADQAPLRTPGPSGTTPA comes from the coding sequence ATGGCTACGACAACCGCGACCACCACCGTCCTGTACTGCCGCGACCCGTTGAACGAACGCCGGGCCGACGCCCACTTCGCTGCGGAGGCCCGGCAGTTGCGCGCCGCCGGGGGCACGGCGCTGCTCGTCGACCACGACGCGCTGCTCGCCGGGGACGCCGAGCGTGCCGTCACCCGCGTGCCGGACGGGGCAGGAGCGCTCTGGTACCGGGGCTGGATGATCCCCGCGGGCCGGTACGCCGCACTGGACGCGGCCCTGCGCCGACGCGGTGGCGCGCTCGTCGTGACCCCGGAGGCGTACCGCCGGGCGCACGAACTCCCCGGCTGGTACGAGACCTTCGGGGGCCTGACCCCGGTCAGCGGCTGGTTGCCGGCGGAGCCCGGGGTGGTTCCCGACCCGGAGGGCCTCGCGGCCCTCGCGGCGGGCCTGCCGCCGGGAGCCGGCATCGTCAAGGACTACGTCAAGTCCCGCAAGCACGAGTGGGACGAGGCCTGCTACGTGCCGGACCTCGCCGACCCGGCCGCGCTGCACCGCGTCGTCGCGCGCTTCGTCGAACTGCAGGGCGAGTTCCTGGCGGGCGGGGTGGTGGTGCGGGCCTTCGAGCACTTCGTCACGCCGGAGGCGGCGGCCGCCGAGGTACGGGTGTGGTGGCGGGACGGTGCGCCCCGGCTGCTCACCACCCATCCCGACAGCCCGGTCGCCGTGGTCCCGGAGGCTGCCGTCGAAGCGGCCCTCGCACCGGTCCGGGCCGCCGTGCAGGCGCTGGGCTGCCCCTTCGTGACCACCGATCTCGCGCTGCGCGCGGACGGGGTGTGGCGGGTGGTCGAGGTGGGGGACGGCCAGGTCAGCGACCTCCACCGGGAGGTCGACCGGGCCGCACTGGTAGGCGTCCTGACGGCTGATCAGGCACCCCTGCGCACACCTGGCCCATCTGGTACAACACCGGCATGA
- a CDS encoding GNAT family N-acetyltransferase, which yields MTGFQIAGASAGDMHMIRDWADEEGWNPGDSDRFAFAVADPEGFLVGRLDGEPVACISAVRYGGGFGFVGFYIARPAVRGQGYGIRLWRAGMERLDGRLVGLDGVVDQQDNYRKSGFRPAWNNFRYEGAPQGEDDGAAEIVDAATLPFGRLAAYDRRFFPAPRDAFLSAWTGLPGRIALAAVRDGRIEGLGVIRPASAAHRIGPLYAATPAVAAALVQGLARHAPDGLVSVDVPDANPAAAALFERLGLAPAFETARMYTGPAPDVVMTELFGVTSLELG from the coding sequence ATGACGGGATTCCAGATCGCCGGCGCGAGTGCCGGCGACATGCACATGATCCGCGACTGGGCTGACGAGGAGGGCTGGAATCCGGGGGACTCCGACCGCTTCGCCTTCGCGGTCGCCGACCCGGAGGGGTTCCTCGTCGGCCGGCTGGACGGCGAGCCGGTGGCCTGCATCTCCGCGGTGCGGTACGGCGGGGGATTCGGCTTCGTCGGCTTCTACATCGCCCGGCCGGCCGTCCGTGGCCAGGGGTACGGCATCCGGCTCTGGCGCGCGGGGATGGAACGGCTCGACGGGCGGCTCGTGGGCCTGGACGGGGTCGTCGACCAGCAGGACAACTACCGCAAATCCGGGTTCCGTCCGGCCTGGAACAACTTCCGCTACGAGGGCGCCCCGCAGGGGGAGGACGACGGCGCGGCCGAGATCGTGGACGCGGCCACCCTGCCCTTCGGCCGGCTCGCCGCCTACGACCGCCGGTTCTTCCCCGCGCCGCGGGACGCCTTCCTGTCCGCCTGGACCGGCCTGCCCGGCCGCATCGCGCTGGCCGCCGTCCGGGACGGCCGCATCGAGGGCCTCGGGGTGATCCGCCCCGCCAGCGCCGCCCACCGGATCGGCCCGCTCTACGCGGCCACCCCCGCGGTGGCGGCGGCCCTGGTGCAGGGGCTGGCCCGGCACGCCCCCGACGGGCTGGTGTCCGTGGACGTACCCGACGCCAACCCGGCGGCCGCCGCCCTCTTCGAACGCCTCGGCCTGGCCCCGGCCTTCGAGACCGCCCGGATGTACACCGGTCCGGCACCGGACGTCGTCATGACGGAGCTCTTCGGGGTGACCAGTCTCGAACTGGGATGA
- a CDS encoding SIR2 family NAD-dependent protein deacylase: MGKPLVALFSGAGMSTDSGIPDYRGPQGLWRQDPDAEKLVTYSYYMADPEIRRRSWLMRAEIGALGARPNAAHLAVARLESGGTPVRVITQNVDGLHQLAGMPDRKVFELHGSARSVVCTACRARSGMEEALARVAAGEPDPACLVCGGILKSATVMFGQRLDPEVLGQAMAVAKGCQVFIAVGSSLQVQPAASLAGMAAEAGARLIIVNAEETPYDPLADEIVREPIGTALPALLARFAAS, encoded by the coding sequence ATGGGAAAGCCTCTTGTCGCGCTGTTCAGCGGAGCCGGAATGTCCACCGACTCCGGAATTCCGGACTACCGGGGGCCCCAGGGCCTGTGGCGGCAGGATCCCGACGCCGAAAAGCTCGTGACGTACTCGTATTACATGGCCGATCCGGAGATCCGGCGCCGCTCCTGGCTGATGCGTGCCGAGATCGGCGCGCTCGGAGCACGCCCGAACGCCGCGCACCTGGCCGTGGCACGGCTGGAGAGCGGCGGCACCCCGGTGCGGGTGATCACACAGAACGTGGACGGGCTGCACCAGCTCGCCGGGATGCCCGACCGCAAGGTGTTCGAGCTGCACGGCAGCGCCCGCTCGGTGGTGTGCACGGCCTGCCGAGCCCGGTCGGGCATGGAGGAGGCCCTGGCCCGGGTGGCCGCCGGGGAGCCGGATCCCGCCTGCCTGGTGTGCGGCGGGATCCTCAAGTCGGCGACCGTGATGTTCGGCCAGCGGCTCGACCCCGAGGTACTGGGGCAGGCGATGGCCGTGGCCAAGGGCTGCCAGGTGTTCATCGCCGTCGGGTCGAGCCTGCAGGTGCAGCCCGCCGCCTCGCTCGCCGGGATGGCCGCGGAGGCCGGAGCCCGGCTGATCATCGTGAACGCGGAGGAGACCCCGTACGACCCGCTGGCCGACGAGATCGTCCGTGAGCCGATCGGCACCGCCCTGCCGGCCCTGCTGGCCCGGTTCGCCGCGTCCTAG